The Bradyrhizobium sp. WBAH42 genome includes a window with the following:
- a CDS encoding non-ribosomal peptide synthetase, with protein MALSGIATGADEAFAGTTAEPKIFAHISGLLEFYARKTPAAPALLAPGRPALSYGALAESIRQLVQTLRELGIGPADRIAVALPRGADSALALIAVASGCACVPVNPDLTADELQRYFSELKLTALVTRADMNSASRDVARALDIAVIDFVAGPAHDLGGCTFIAPAIGAARANGASRGDEDAFILLTSGTAARPKMVPLTHRNVCLSAYNAGHVLSLTTHDRLLNVLPLFHAHGLISGLLTALAAGSSVICTDGFDAASFFGWMRELQPTWYTAVPTIHRALLTAAEANPDRARPSSLRVIRSASASLAPAILAGLEATFGVPVLETYGMTEAASQIAANPFELRKVGSVGRAAGPEIAIMDETGRMLASGAHGEIMLRGPNMSRGYYNDEAATRAAFRNGWFRTGDLGYLDDDGYLFIVGRIKDVINRGGQKISPLEVEDVLLGHPAVLEAGVFAVPHEKLGENVAAIVVLRPNAEATSDQLRQFARKRLAAYKVPSLIRSVATLPKGASGKVKRNALAELIATADAGRETRLPRNAVESQLAEIWAGLLELPQVGADQDVFALGADSLAVTQMRSRLRDRFNVDFSFEDIFDCPTVAALAARIETAASRRETALPAWRRAAGTDAPLSFQQQRMYVLSRLDPTRYNYNVVEIAVLEGRVDAAALSASLAAISTRHEALRSVFIERQGEPVQLVLSSTPRLAHIKLKPCPADKRPAAIRREALKLAQHQFDLAHEPPLKATLLSFGKNSHALVVNVHHLATDGWSQRLFWEELAVHYAAARKKHPAALPPPAFQYRDFALWQQSWAQTPAAREQLDYWRTQLDGVTMLPLRTDRQRPEVWSGHGARHYLELPKSLSAELRTLSQNQGVTPFMTLLAAFQCLLFRHTSHEDVATGSLIANRNQIESERLIGLFANTLILRNDFSGDPSFGEMLRRVRQVTLDAYRNQDLPIEEVLRALQVARRSDGNPLFRIMFILQNASIEAARFPGLSTRRLEVDPRVARFDITLELVEADGRFTGFFEYATDLFDAATIEGMAAQFKTLLRAVIANPEQRISRLPLLTEAERRQLLAKGRGTPANFTTSGNLSERFDRQARKTPNAVAVSDGRTSLTYRELGRRSRAAARWLAREGVGAESVVALLAERGPDLLAAMIAVQRVGAAFLNLDPDQPTARLSTILGSSCARVLLTGRAQSGMVEALLEPLVERIQVAELDDALAPRADKPARIARRATTSLAYLVYTSGSSGAPKGVMIEQCGLSNHLASLISELGLSPKDVIAQTAPQSFVISVWQFLAGPMVGARVHVCGNAIVQDPILLAREIEREGITVLEIVPSLLRVILDRMDEAPMLRAFSRLRLLISTGEPLPVELCRAWFARCPRVPLINAYGASECSDDVSLHRLTEAPAIATANVPVGAPLPNTQLYVLDAHLQPQPIGVTGELCIGGAGIGRGYINDPAQSRQRFLPDPFSRQAASRLYRTGDLARRRADGTIECLGRADHQVKVRGYRIELKEIENALAEHRSVRAAIVEPRREASGDIRLIAHVVAKPGSRSSASELRDFLKSRLPGHAIPSAFLFLDQLPLNAHGKIDRSALLAPVPRETTGPDAAVPARRFTEKVLSDIWIELLKAESIGVTDNFFDLGGHSLLAGQVMARIARALGVSLPIKTIFEAPTIEGLARRIDQAVATKPRKPAASLPRSAAGGPPAPSIGQDQMLHIERNLPGLPQFNLPFAFRLQGPLDSAALAKAIDDVVRRHESLRTAFAWNGDEPKSRIAAPRTLGRIMTVETIGDGHPHNNKRRKALELRKINLLIEQETYIPIDTRRAPLLRARLLRLHDDDHVLLLTLHHAVVDGWSIGVLFEELSSRYAALAGYPSAPLPKPPPAFSDVARWQRWWCGTDAARRQAEDWTQNLRGAGPLFNGESSPGASTGHHPVSLEHELIARLTAFAGQHSCTLFMCLLTGLKAMLLARTGRTDIAIATAMANRAQPDTDRIIGPFENTVIVRTTITPDLSFVQALMRVRQSVLDAHARQELPFNVLADRLEQEGIDPTSLLQVYFTLQNPLRQPLDLPDLATESIGNVAREGQPSLPIDQTWLSLMLKERPTGITGSCNYKRDLLEGRVVGEWMEDLVALLTAAIAQPNAPLGRLLARRAA; from the coding sequence ATGGCGTTGTCGGGTATTGCAACCGGAGCGGACGAAGCCTTCGCCGGCACCACGGCCGAACCGAAGATATTCGCGCATATCAGCGGCCTTCTCGAATTCTATGCCCGCAAGACGCCGGCCGCCCCCGCACTCCTCGCTCCCGGCCGGCCGGCGCTCAGCTATGGCGCGCTGGCCGAGTCGATCCGGCAATTGGTCCAGACCTTGCGTGAACTCGGCATCGGCCCCGCAGACCGCATCGCGGTTGCGCTGCCGCGCGGCGCGGATTCTGCGCTGGCGCTGATCGCGGTCGCATCAGGCTGCGCCTGCGTCCCCGTCAACCCCGACCTGACGGCGGACGAGCTGCAACGCTATTTCAGCGAGTTGAAGCTGACGGCGCTCGTGACCCGGGCCGACATGAACTCGGCGAGCCGTGACGTCGCCAGGGCGCTCGATATCGCCGTGATCGATTTCGTGGCGGGGCCCGCCCACGATCTCGGCGGCTGCACGTTCATCGCTCCGGCGATCGGGGCGGCAAGAGCCAACGGCGCTTCGCGCGGCGACGAGGATGCGTTCATCCTGCTGACGTCAGGTACGGCGGCGCGGCCGAAAATGGTGCCGCTGACCCACCGCAATGTCTGCCTCTCCGCTTACAATGCCGGCCATGTGCTGTCGCTCACGACGCATGATCGCCTGCTCAATGTGCTGCCACTGTTTCATGCCCATGGCTTGATCTCCGGCCTGCTCACGGCGCTCGCCGCGGGCTCCAGCGTGATCTGCACGGACGGTTTCGACGCAGCGTCCTTCTTCGGCTGGATGCGAGAGCTGCAGCCGACCTGGTACACGGCGGTGCCGACCATCCATCGCGCATTGCTGACGGCGGCGGAAGCGAACCCGGACCGCGCCCGACCGTCGTCGCTGCGCGTGATCCGGTCGGCCTCGGCCTCGCTCGCGCCGGCGATTCTCGCCGGGCTGGAGGCGACGTTCGGCGTTCCCGTGCTCGAGACCTACGGCATGACCGAGGCGGCCTCGCAGATCGCGGCCAATCCGTTCGAGCTGCGCAAGGTCGGATCGGTCGGCCGCGCCGCCGGCCCGGAGATCGCGATCATGGACGAGACGGGCCGCATGCTCGCAAGCGGCGCGCACGGCGAGATCATGCTGCGCGGGCCGAACATGAGCCGCGGCTATTACAATGACGAGGCGGCGACACGGGCCGCGTTCCGCAACGGCTGGTTCAGGACTGGCGACCTCGGCTATCTCGATGACGACGGCTATCTCTTCATCGTCGGCCGCATCAAGGACGTCATCAATCGCGGCGGGCAGAAGATCTCGCCGCTGGAGGTGGAGGACGTCCTGCTCGGCCATCCGGCGGTGCTGGAGGCCGGCGTGTTCGCGGTCCCGCACGAGAAGCTCGGCGAGAACGTCGCAGCAATCGTGGTGCTGCGGCCGAACGCCGAGGCGACCTCGGACCAGCTGCGCCAATTCGCACGAAAGCGGCTTGCAGCCTACAAGGTGCCGAGCCTGATCCGCAGTGTGGCCACGCTGCCGAAGGGCGCCAGCGGCAAGGTCAAGCGCAATGCCCTCGCCGAACTGATTGCAACTGCGGACGCAGGTCGCGAGACCCGGCTGCCGCGCAATGCGGTCGAGAGCCAGCTCGCCGAGATCTGGGCCGGCCTGCTGGAGCTGCCGCAGGTCGGCGCCGACCAGGACGTCTTCGCGCTCGGCGCAGATTCGCTCGCCGTGACACAGATGCGCTCGCGCCTGCGCGACCGCTTCAATGTCGATTTCTCGTTCGAGGACATCTTCGATTGCCCGACGGTCGCAGCGCTCGCGGCCCGGATCGAGACCGCCGCAAGCCGGCGCGAGACGGCGCTGCCGGCCTGGCGCCGCGCCGCGGGCACGGACGCACCGCTGTCGTTCCAGCAGCAGCGGATGTACGTGCTCTCGCGGCTCGACCCGACCCGGTACAATTATAACGTCGTCGAGATCGCCGTTCTCGAGGGCCGCGTCGACGCCGCCGCGCTGTCTGCGAGCCTCGCTGCGATTTCAACGCGCCATGAGGCGCTGCGCTCGGTCTTCATCGAGCGCCAGGGCGAGCCGGTGCAGCTCGTGCTGTCATCGACGCCGCGGTTGGCGCACATCAAGCTCAAGCCATGCCCGGCAGACAAGCGGCCTGCGGCCATCCGGCGCGAGGCGCTCAAGCTTGCGCAACATCAGTTCGACCTGGCGCACGAGCCGCCCCTGAAGGCCACATTGCTGTCGTTCGGCAAGAACAGTCATGCGCTGGTGGTCAACGTCCATCACCTCGCCACCGATGGCTGGTCGCAGCGGCTGTTCTGGGAGGAGCTCGCCGTCCATTATGCCGCGGCGCGCAAGAAGCATCCGGCCGCACTGCCTCCGCCCGCCTTCCAATATCGCGACTTCGCGCTCTGGCAGCAAAGCTGGGCGCAGACGCCGGCGGCCAGGGAGCAGCTCGATTATTGGCGGACCCAGCTCGACGGCGTCACCATGCTGCCGCTCCGAACCGACAGGCAGAGGCCTGAGGTCTGGAGCGGGCACGGCGCGCGCCACTATCTCGAATTGCCAAAATCCCTGTCGGCCGAGCTGCGCACGCTGAGCCAGAACCAGGGCGTCACACCGTTCATGACGCTGCTCGCCGCCTTCCAGTGCCTGTTGTTCCGCCACACCTCGCATGAGGATGTCGCCACGGGATCGCTGATCGCCAACCGCAACCAGATCGAGAGCGAACGCCTGATCGGGCTGTTCGCCAACACCCTAATCCTGCGCAACGATTTCAGCGGCGATCCGAGCTTCGGCGAGATGTTGCGGCGGGTGCGGCAGGTCACGCTGGACGCCTACCGCAACCAGGACCTTCCGATCGAGGAGGTGTTGCGCGCATTGCAGGTCGCGCGCCGCAGCGACGGCAATCCGCTGTTCCGGATCATGTTCATCCTCCAGAACGCCTCGATCGAGGCGGCGCGCTTTCCCGGCCTGTCGACGCGGCGGCTGGAAGTCGATCCCAGGGTGGCGCGCTTCGACATCACGCTCGAACTGGTCGAGGCCGATGGCCGCTTCACCGGCTTCTTCGAATACGCCACCGATCTGTTCGACGCCGCGACGATCGAAGGCATGGCCGCCCAGTTCAAGACGCTGCTCAGGGCCGTCATCGCCAATCCGGAGCAGCGCATCTCGCGCCTGCCGCTCCTGACCGAGGCCGAACGCCGGCAATTGCTGGCGAAAGGCCGGGGCACGCCGGCCAATTTCACCACAAGCGGCAACTTAAGCGAACGCTTCGACCGCCAGGCGAGGAAGACGCCGAACGCCGTCGCGGTCTCGGACGGTCGCACGTCCCTGACCTATCGCGAGCTGGGACGCCGCAGCCGGGCGGCCGCGCGCTGGCTGGCCCGCGAGGGCGTCGGCGCTGAGAGCGTGGTTGCCCTGCTCGCGGAGCGCGGGCCCGACCTGCTCGCCGCGATGATCGCGGTGCAGCGCGTCGGCGCGGCCTTCCTCAATCTCGATCCCGACCAGCCGACGGCTCGGCTTTCGACCATCCTCGGATCGAGCTGTGCCCGCGTGCTGCTGACCGGGCGGGCTCAATCTGGCATGGTCGAGGCCCTGCTCGAACCGCTGGTCGAGCGCATCCAGGTGGCCGAGCTCGACGACGCGCTCGCGCCGAGGGCAGACAAGCCGGCCCGCATCGCACGGCGCGCCACCACGAGCCTCGCTTATCTCGTCTATACGTCCGGCTCCTCCGGCGCGCCGAAGGGCGTCATGATCGAGCAGTGCGGCCTGTCGAACCATCTGGCCTCGCTGATCTCCGAGCTCGGTCTCTCGCCTAAGGACGTGATCGCGCAGACCGCGCCGCAGAGCTTCGTCATCTCGGTCTGGCAATTCCTCGCCGGTCCCATGGTCGGCGCGCGCGTCCATGTCTGCGGCAACGCGATCGTGCAGGACCCGATCCTGCTGGCGCGGGAGATCGAGCGCGAGGGCATCACGGTGCTCGAGATCGTGCCTTCGCTGCTGCGCGTCATTCTCGATCGCATGGACGAGGCGCCGATGCTGCGCGCCTTCTCCAGATTGCGGCTGCTGATCTCGACCGGCGAGCCGTTGCCCGTCGAGCTCTGCCGCGCCTGGTTTGCCCGCTGCCCGAGGGTGCCGCTGATCAATGCCTATGGCGCGTCGGAATGCTCCGACGACGTCTCCCTGCATCGCCTGACCGAGGCGCCGGCGATCGCGACGGCCAACGTTCCGGTCGGCGCGCCGCTGCCGAACACCCAGCTCTACGTGCTCGACGCGCACCTCCAACCGCAACCGATCGGCGTGACCGGCGAGCTCTGCATCGGCGGCGCAGGAATCGGCCGCGGCTACATCAACGATCCCGCGCAGAGCCGGCAGCGCTTTCTGCCCGATCCGTTCTCGCGCCAGGCCGCCAGCCGGCTCTACCGGACCGGCGATCTGGCCCGGCGCCGCGCCGACGGGACGATCGAATGCCTCGGCCGCGCCGACCATCAGGTCAAGGTCCGCGGCTATCGCATCGAGCTCAAGGAGATCGAGAACGCGCTGGCCGAGCATCGAAGCGTGCGCGCCGCCATCGTCGAACCGCGCCGCGAGGCGAGCGGAGATATCAGGCTAATCGCCCATGTCGTCGCCAAGCCCGGCAGCCGCAGCAGCGCCAGCGAGCTGCGCGACTTCCTGAAGAGCCGGTTGCCCGGCCACGCCATCCCCTCCGCCTTCCTGTTCCTGGATCAGCTGCCGCTCAACGCCCATGGCAAGATCGACCGCTCCGCGCTGCTGGCGCCCGTCCCGCGGGAAACGACCGGCCCGGATGCGGCCGTCCCGGCGCGGCGCTTCACCGAAAAGGTGCTCTCCGACATCTGGATCGAACTGCTGAAGGCCGAGAGCATTGGTGTCACCGACAATTTCTTCGACCTCGGCGGCCATTCGCTGCTGGCCGGCCAGGTGATGGCGCGGATCGCGCGGGCGCTCGGCGTGTCGCTGCCGATCAAGACCATCTTCGAGGCACCGACAATCGAAGGGCTGGCGCGGCGGATCGACCAGGCCGTGGCCACGAAGCCGCGCAAGCCTGCCGCAAGCCTGCCACGATCAGCTGCGGGCGGGCCGCCCGCGCCTTCCATCGGGCAGGACCAGATGCTGCACATCGAACGGAATCTGCCGGGGCTGCCGCAGTTCAACCTGCCCTTCGCCTTCCGTCTACAGGGCCCGCTCGATTCGGCCGCCCTGGCAAAGGCGATCGACGACGTGGTGCGCCGGCACGAATCGCTGCGCACCGCGTTCGCCTGGAACGGCGATGAGCCCAAAAGCCGCATCGCCGCGCCGCGCACGCTCGGCCGAATCATGACGGTCGAGACCATCGGCGACGGCCATCCCCACAACAACAAGCGGCGCAAGGCGCTCGAGCTCAGGAAGATCAATCTCCTGATCGAGCAGGAGACCTATATTCCGATCGACACCAGGCGCGCGCCGCTGTTGCGCGCCCGGCTGTTGCGGCTCCACGACGACGACCACGTGCTGCTGCTGACGCTGCATCACGCCGTCGTCGACGGCTGGTCGATCGGCGTGCTGTTCGAGGAATTGTCGAGCCGCTATGCGGCGCTGGCCGGATATCCGTCCGCGCCATTGCCGAAGCCGCCGCCGGCCTTTTCGGATGTCGCACGCTGGCAGCGCTGGTGGTGCGGCACCGACGCGGCACGCCGCCAGGCTGAAGACTGGACCCAGAATTTGCGTGGAGCCGGCCCCCTTTTCAACGGCGAATCGAGCCCGGGCGCCTCCACCGGGCATCATCCGGTCAGCCTCGAGCACGAGCTGATCGCCCGGCTGACGGCGTTCGCCGGCCAGCACAGTTGCACGCTGTTCATGTGCCTGCTCACCGGCCTGAAGGCCATGCTGCTGGCCCGGACGGGCCGCACCGACATCGCGATCGCGACCGCCATGGCCAATCGTGCCCAGCCGGACACCGACCGAATCATCGGCCCGTTCGAGAACACGGTGATCGTCCGCACGACAATCACACCGGATCTGTCGTTCGTCCAGGCCTTGATGCGGGTGCGCCAGAGCGTGCTCGACGCGCATGCACGGCAGGAGCTGCCGTTCAACGTCCTGGCCGATCGATTGGAGCAGGAGGGGATCGATCCGACCTCGCTGCTCCAGGTCTATTTCACGCTGCAGAATCCGCTGCGCCAGCCGCTCGATCTCCCGGATCTCGCGACGGAATCGATCGGCAACGTCGCGCGCGAAGGCCAGCCGTCGCTGCCGATCGACCAGACCTGGCTGTCGCTGATGCTCAAGGAGCGCCCGACCGGCATCACCGGCTCATGCAATTACAAGCGCGATTTGCTGGAGGGCCGCGTGGTCGGCGAATGGATGGAGGACCTCGTCGCGCTGCTGACGGCGGCGATCGCCCAGCCCAACGCACCGCTCGGCAGGTTGCTCGCGCGCAGGGCCGCCTGA
- a CDS encoding 4'-phosphopantetheinyl transferase superfamily protein: MADDRIELFVGLIETIDAPGAVEACRRLLSVDERARADRFVFERHRRQYIFAHAMLRLALSQVASNVAPTDWSFGAGRYGRPFVAAPATSTALHFSLSHADGCVACVVSRHEAVGVDVETVSRRIAPLSTALRFFAPEEVETLRGLPEPAAIERFFDYWTLKEAYLKARGFGLNLPLDAFAMQVSREAIEISFKPDIVDDPDGWRFSLCSPSPSHRLAIADGSRAHGGLPISRHAWPLREAAE, translated from the coding sequence ATGGCAGACGACAGAATCGAACTCTTTGTCGGACTGATCGAGACGATTGACGCGCCGGGCGCGGTCGAGGCGTGCCGACGCCTGCTCTCGGTCGACGAACGGGCGCGGGCCGATCGCTTCGTGTTCGAGCGGCATCGGCGGCAGTACATTTTTGCACATGCCATGTTGCGCCTGGCGCTGTCGCAGGTCGCTTCCAACGTCGCACCCACCGACTGGTCGTTCGGCGCGGGCCGCTATGGCCGGCCGTTCGTCGCAGCACCGGCCACCTCGACCGCGCTGCATTTCAGCCTGTCGCATGCCGACGGCTGCGTCGCCTGCGTGGTGTCGCGGCATGAGGCCGTCGGGGTCGACGTCGAAACCGTGTCGCGGCGCATCGCGCCGCTGTCCACCGCGCTTCGCTTCTTTGCGCCGGAGGAGGTCGAAACCTTGCGCGGACTGCCGGAGCCCGCGGCGATCGAGCGCTTCTTCGACTATTGGACGCTCAAGGAGGCCTATCTGAAGGCCAGGGGCTTTGGGCTCAATCTGCCGCTCGACGCCTTCGCCATGCAGGTGTCACGCGAGGCCATCGAGATCAGCTTCAAGCCCGACATCGTCGACGATCCGGACGGCTGGCGCTTCTCGCTGTGCTCGCCATCGCCCTCGCATCGCCTCGCGATCGCCGACGGCTCCCGCGCGCACGGCGGCCTTCCCATCAGCCGCCATGCCTGGCCGCTCCGCGAAGCGGCTGAGTGA
- a CDS encoding histone deacetylase family protein produces MKAVHTELHRSHDPQFFLVRGVVKRTTEQPERADRLLKGLKDGRHQLVEPKTFGQGPRARIHSPEYLSFLSEAWDAWTALGDSGPEMIGNIHPVRHAATYPTHIVGKLGWHTADTAAPIGPGTWAAACAATDVAVTAAQMVMDGEDAVYALCRPPGHHAYRDMAGGFCFLNNSAIAAAHLQQKHERVVILDVDVHHGNGTQGIFYARPDVYTISIHADPSAYYPYVWGYAHERGEGPGLGTNLNIPLPIGTGDDGYLQALDVARKAIESFAPGALVVALGLDASEHDPLKGLAVTTPGFRRIGQAIAKMGLPTVLVQEGGYLSDILGANLTSVLAGFEDAR; encoded by the coding sequence GTGAAAGCCGTCCATACCGAACTGCATCGCAGCCACGATCCGCAATTCTTCCTGGTGCGCGGTGTCGTCAAGCGCACCACCGAGCAGCCCGAGCGCGCCGACCGCCTGCTCAAGGGGTTGAAGGACGGCAGGCATCAACTGGTCGAGCCCAAGACATTCGGGCAGGGGCCCCGCGCGCGCATTCACAGCCCGGAATACCTGTCGTTCCTCAGCGAAGCCTGGGACGCCTGGACTGCGCTCGGCGATTCCGGCCCGGAGATGATCGGCAATATCCATCCCGTGCGCCATGCCGCGACCTATCCGACCCACATCGTCGGCAAGCTCGGCTGGCACACCGCCGACACCGCGGCGCCGATCGGCCCGGGCACGTGGGCCGCGGCCTGCGCCGCCACCGACGTCGCGGTCACCGCCGCGCAGATGGTGATGGATGGCGAGGACGCCGTCTACGCGCTCTGCCGTCCGCCCGGCCATCACGCCTATCGCGACATGGCCGGCGGCTTCTGCTTCCTCAACAACAGCGCGATCGCGGCGGCGCATCTGCAGCAGAAGCACGAGCGCGTCGTGATCCTCGACGTCGATGTCCATCACGGCAACGGCACGCAAGGTATCTTCTATGCCCGGCCCGACGTCTACACGATCTCGATCCATGCCGACCCCTCTGCGTATTATCCCTACGTATGGGGCTATGCGCATGAGCGCGGCGAAGGTCCGGGCCTCGGCACCAATCTCAACATTCCGCTTCCCATCGGCACCGGCGATGACGGCTATCTCCAGGCGCTGGACGTCGCGCGCAAGGCGATCGAATCCTTTGCCCCCGGCGCCCTCGTCGTCGCACTCGGCCTCGATGCCTCCGAGCACGATCCGCTGAAGGGATTGGCCGTCACCACACCCGGCTTCCGCCGCATCGGCCAAGCCATCGCGAAGATGGGCCTGCCGACCGTGTTGGTGCAGGAAGGCGGCTATCTCTCGGATATCCTCGGTGCCAACCTGACCTCCGTGCTGGCTGGCTTCGAAGACGCGCGGTGA
- a CDS encoding SMP-30/gluconolactonase/LRE family protein gives MAITSGRNFWCLCSSILLVATQPAAAETKLFESAQVTPASEYTFGIEGPAADLDGNLFVVNLGKPGTIGKLPAGGAASELFTTLPDGSVGNAIRFDRGGTMFIADYKKHNIFAIPKGATEPAVWFHSDQMNQPNDITIARDGTIYASDPNWKGREGHIWRIVRGADGTAQGQVMSAPRAMGTTNGIDLSPDGKTLYVGESSSGQIWSYAISGNELTAAKLVKAFQPDTIDGLRTDVAGRLYVARILKGTIALMKPTGAVEREIPLKAKEPTNLAFGGSDGKTVFVTQRQGGFIESFRTDQQGREHCLQRGRC, from the coding sequence ATGGCTATTACATCCGGCAGGAACTTCTGGTGCCTGTGCAGTAGCATCCTGCTCGTCGCGACGCAGCCGGCCGCCGCCGAAACGAAATTGTTCGAAAGCGCACAGGTGACGCCCGCCAGCGAATACACCTTCGGGATCGAAGGGCCGGCCGCCGATCTCGACGGCAATCTGTTCGTGGTCAATCTCGGCAAGCCCGGCACCATCGGCAAATTGCCCGCGGGCGGCGCCGCCTCGGAGCTGTTCACGACGCTCCCCGACGGCAGCGTCGGCAATGCGATCCGTTTCGATCGCGGCGGCACCATGTTCATCGCCGACTACAAGAAGCACAACATCTTCGCGATCCCCAAGGGCGCGACCGAGCCCGCGGTGTGGTTTCACTCCGACCAGATGAACCAGCCCAACGACATCACCATCGCGCGCGACGGCACGATCTATGCGAGCGATCCGAACTGGAAGGGCAGGGAAGGCCACATCTGGCGCATCGTCAGGGGAGCGGACGGGACGGCGCAGGGGCAGGTGATGTCGGCGCCGCGCGCGATGGGCACTACCAACGGCATCGACCTCAGCCCTGACGGCAAGACGCTCTATGTCGGCGAGTCCAGCAGCGGCCAGATCTGGTCCTATGCGATCAGCGGCAACGAGCTCACCGCGGCAAAACTGGTCAAGGCATTTCAGCCCGACACCATCGACGGCCTGCGCACCGATGTCGCCGGCCGCCTCTACGTCGCACGCATTCTCAAGGGCACGATCGCCTTGATGAAGCCGACCGGCGCGGTCGAGCGCGAGATCCCGCTGAAGGCCAAGGAGCCGACCAACCTTGCCTTCGGCGGCAGCGACGGCAAGACCGTCTTCGTCACCCAGCGTCAGGGCGGCTTCATCGAATCCTTCCGCACCGACCAGCAGGGCCGCGAGCACTGTCTCCAGCGCGGCCGCTGCTGA